From a region of the Sesamum indicum cultivar Zhongzhi No. 13 linkage group LG3, S_indicum_v1.0, whole genome shotgun sequence genome:
- the LOC105156838 gene encoding transcription factor bHLH148, with amino-acid sequence MTSPLVSSNPAVNSDRSSTRRKKKKKIQSQNSGENINNNGQRQNSVQWKSDVQQQIYSSKLLQALRQVRHNSGSSGPKRVREAADRVLASTAKGRSRWSRAILTNRLKLKFMKKNNIVKQQTKVMTVITSGSSRMKKKSKVKILRLKSKSLPAVQRKARVLSRLVPGCRKEPLPVVLEEATDYIAALEMQVRAMTALAELLSVSGSSSSSSSAAAPGGGPNQPNSSSPS; translated from the exons ATGACGTCACCGCTGGTATCATCGAATCCAGCTGTAAATTCCGATCGCTCATCAACcagaaggaagaaaaagaagaaaatccaAAGCCAAAATTCGGGGgaaaatatcaacaataaCGGTCAGCGACAGAATTCCGTCCAGTGGAAATCCGACGTGCAGCAGCAAATCTACTCATCGAAACTGCTTCAGGCACTGCGCCAAGTCCGGCACAACAGCGGCTCGTCGGGTCCGAAGAGAGTGCGCGAAGCAGCGGACAGAGTCTTAGCCTCCACGGCGAAAGGGAGGAGCAGATGGAGCCGAGCGATACTCACGAACCGGCTCAAGCTGAAGtttatgaaaaagaataacatcGTTAAACAACAGACTAAGGTGATGACGGTTATCACCAGCGGAAGTAGCAGGATGAAGAAGAAATCTAAGGTGAAAATTTTGCGTTTGAAATCCAAGTCTTTGCCGGCCGTTCAGCGCAAGGCGCGCGTTTTAAGTAGGTTGGTTCCCGGTTGCCGGAAAGAACCGTTGCCGGTGGTTTTGGAGGAGGCGACTGATTATATAGCCGCGCTTGAAATGCAG GTAAGAGCTATGACTGCCTTAGCCGAGCTACTCTCTGTTTCcggttcttcttcttcctctagCTCCGCCGCGGCTCCTGGTGGCGGCCCTAATCAGCCCAACTCAAGCTCCCCTAGCTGA